A genomic stretch from Candidatus Methanomassiliicoccus intestinalis Issoire-Mx1 includes:
- the pstA gene encoding phosphate ABC transporter permease PstA, which translates to MMMSRKNKERVFFWIFRGCAAAVIAFLTIIIMFVIVNGAGTISWDFLTQNPMPNDSGALVSGGILSPIIGTLMLMGLVLIIAIPIGVFGAVFLVEYCRPYKWSRYIWMTVNNLAGVPSIVWALLGVGIFVYYLAFGLSLISAAITLSLMILPIVMVSTKEALEAIPSSIYDASIGLGATKWQTILHHILPYSASGIITGIILSLSRAGGETAPLLLTGVAINAAIPLSIFDQFQALPYYIYMMTSASDRASAYPMAYGAALVLIIIMMVMNLAAATLRSRYREKYKW; encoded by the coding sequence ATGATGATGAGCCGCAAAAATAAAGAGCGCGTGTTCTTCTGGATATTTAGAGGCTGTGCGGCGGCAGTCATTGCATTTTTAACAATCATCATAATGTTCGTAATTGTAAACGGTGCCGGTACGATAAGCTGGGATTTCTTGACACAGAATCCAATGCCAAATGATTCCGGAGCTTTAGTATCTGGTGGAATACTCAGCCCCATAATAGGGACTTTAATGCTGATGGGGCTTGTTTTGATAATTGCAATCCCCATTGGAGTTTTCGGAGCCGTGTTCTTGGTAGAATACTGCAGGCCGTATAAATGGTCCCGATATATATGGATGACAGTTAACAATCTGGCCGGAGTGCCATCAATAGTCTGGGCATTGCTGGGTGTTGGTATATTCGTATACTATTTAGCATTTGGATTAAGTTTGATTTCTGCTGCAATTACACTGAGTTTGATGATTCTTCCGATTGTAATGGTATCCACCAAAGAAGCCTTGGAGGCAATTCCCAGCTCAATATATGATGCATCCATAGGACTGGGAGCTACAAAATGGCAGACAATTCTGCATCATATTCTTCCATATTCCGCATCGGGAATAATTACAGGAATTATTTTATCACTATCCAGAGCCGGAGGAGAGACGGCTCCTCTGCTGCTTACGGGAGTTGCTATAAATGCAGCAATTCCTTTATCTATATTCGACCAGTTCCAGGCTCTACCATATTATATATACATGATGACTTCCGCATCAGATAGAGCTAGTGCATACCCCATGGCATATGGGGCAGCACTTGTTCTGATTATAATCATGATGGTGATGAATCTAGCTGCTGCTACATTGCGTAGCAGGTATCGTGAAAAATACAAGTGGTGA
- a CDS encoding 2-amino-3,7-dideoxy-D-threo-hept-6-ulosonate synthase, producing the protein MSGKEIRIERILDRNTKKAVVVPLDHGVSMGPIPGIVDLKDTVDKVAEGGATAVIEHKGAIPYGHRALGRDVGLIVHMSASSSLSIDPNSRVLVCEVTEALKMGADAVSIHVNIGADTEAEMLRDFGYVSRECTEWGMPLLAMVYPRGQKIKDSFDVDMIKRCARIAQELGADIVKTSYTGDIDTFKEVTRGVSIPVLVAGGPQMSSTKEILQMVRDSIDAGASGTSIGRNVFQHQNVVGITKAISGIVFDDLSVDEAIRFLE; encoded by the coding sequence ATGTCCGGTAAAGAAATTAGAATAGAAAGAATATTAGATAGGAACACGAAAAAGGCAGTTGTGGTACCTTTAGACCACGGAGTTTCAATGGGACCAATCCCAGGAATCGTTGATCTGAAGGATACAGTGGATAAAGTAGCAGAAGGTGGTGCTACAGCGGTTATCGAACACAAAGGTGCAATACCCTATGGACACCGTGCGCTAGGCAGAGATGTTGGTTTGATTGTTCACATGTCCGCATCATCTTCATTATCAATCGACCCTAATTCCCGCGTATTAGTCTGTGAAGTTACAGAAGCACTAAAGATGGGCGCTGATGCAGTCTCAATTCACGTAAATATCGGAGCGGACACTGAAGCTGAAATGCTGAGAGACTTTGGATACGTTTCGAGAGAATGCACAGAATGGGGAATGCCACTGCTGGCAATGGTATACCCGCGCGGACAGAAAATAAAAGACAGCTTCGATGTCGATATGATAAAACGTTGTGCTCGCATAGCTCAAGAATTAGGAGCTGACATTGTAAAAACGTCATACACTGGAGATATTGATACATTTAAAGAGGTTACAAGAGGGGTTTCGATTCCTGTATTAGTAGCAGGCGGCCCGCAGATGTCATCCACTAAAGAAATTCTACAGATGGTACGCGACTCAATAGATGCTGGAGCAAGCGGAACTAGTATTGGAAGAAATGTATTCCAGCATCAAAATGTAGTAGGAATAACAAAAGCCATATCTGGAATTGTATTTGATGATCTGAGTGTTGATGAAGCGATAAGATTTCTAGAGTGA
- a CDS encoding PstS family phosphate ABC transporter substrate-binding protein, translated as MGNKLVAGGFAVLLVISAVLAMFTSMNFPGVGVLSVQNEENISYSPLENPEEYPITRPLYIYTDGVPAENSSLYRWLEYIYSDDGQRYVKNAGFYPVTSEVKNKMEIQLNSGTINNNYGNGEITQSGSTTLGDLATLWANDFQEKYGIKVLLNTPGSGTGITNLINGFVDAAQSSRDIKEIELESAKSNNVNIIEWIVAYDALAIVVHKDNPVTNITLEDLKGIYNGTYTNWSELGGYDCPIVLYGRDSASGSYDYFKEAILDGESYSIKMQQFSSNALIVAEVENNLGGIGYVGVGYAEESLADEWVGKQNGN; from the coding sequence ATGGGCAACAAGCTAGTAGCTGGAGGATTTGCAGTACTTCTCGTAATCTCTGCAGTATTAGCTATGTTCACTAGCATGAATTTTCCAGGTGTCGGTGTTTTAAGCGTTCAAAATGAAGAGAATATCAGCTATTCACCTTTAGAAAATCCAGAAGAGTATCCGATTACACGGCCTTTATACATCTATACTGATGGAGTGCCGGCAGAAAACAGTTCTTTATACAGGTGGCTTGAATATATCTATTCAGATGATGGCCAGCGTTATGTTAAAAATGCAGGTTTTTATCCGGTTACTTCTGAAGTAAAGAACAAGATGGAGATTCAGCTGAATAGCGGCACAATCAACAATAATTATGGAAACGGCGAGATAACTCAAAGCGGGTCCACAACGCTAGGTGATTTGGCAACGTTGTGGGCAAATGATTTTCAAGAAAAATACGGCATTAAGGTATTACTCAATACTCCTGGATCTGGAACAGGAATAACTAACTTGATAAATGGCTTTGTAGATGCCGCACAATCATCCAGAGATATAAAGGAGATCGAGTTGGAAAGTGCAAAAAGCAATAATGTGAACATTATTGAATGGATAGTGGCATACGATGCTTTGGCAATAGTTGTTCATAAGGACAATCCAGTGACGAATATCACGCTTGAAGATTTGAAAGGTATATACAATGGGACATATACAAACTGGAGCGAGCTGGGAGGATATGATTGTCCAATCGTACTGTATGGAAGAGACAGTGCATCGGGAAGTTATGATTACTTTAAAGAAGCGATATTGGATGGGGAAAGCTACAGTATCAAAATGCAACAATTTTCATCAAACGCACTTATTGTAGCTGAAGTGGAAAATAACCTGGGCGGAATTGGTTATGTGGGCGTAGGTTATGCAGAAGAATCACTAGCGGATGAATGGGTGGGAAAACAGAATGGAAATTAA
- the pstB gene encoding phosphate ABC transporter ATP-binding protein PstB yields the protein MVKNTSGDQISKIEVKDLNLWFDTKHVLKDVSIEIYEKEITAIIGPSGCGKSTFLRCLNRMNDLIPSTKIEGEILLDGKNVLANDIDPVDLRKDVGMVFQKPNPFPKSIYENIVFAPKIHGVEEVKKDPRTNKEKIVRRKPTKDELDQIVEKCLRRAALWDEVKDRLNKSAYDLSGGQQQRLCIARTMSIEPEVILFDEPCSALDPIATAKIEDLLVDLRKDYTVVIVTHNMQQAARVADRTAFFYMGDLVEYGPTKKLFEKPEKELTEQYLTGRMG from the coding sequence ATCGTGAAAAATACAAGTGGTGATCAAATATCAAAAATAGAAGTAAAAGATCTGAATCTTTGGTTCGATACAAAACATGTGCTGAAAGATGTCAGTATCGAGATATATGAAAAAGAAATCACTGCAATAATCGGACCATCTGGATGCGGAAAATCAACATTTCTCAGATGCCTCAATAGAATGAATGATCTCATACCATCTACAAAAATAGAAGGCGAAATACTATTGGATGGCAAAAACGTCTTAGCAAATGATATTGATCCCGTAGACTTAAGAAAAGACGTCGGAATGGTATTTCAAAAACCCAACCCATTTCCTAAAAGCATTTATGAGAATATAGTGTTCGCACCTAAAATACACGGTGTAGAGGAAGTTAAGAAAGATCCCAGAACCAACAAAGAGAAGATCGTACGCAGGAAACCAACAAAAGACGAATTAGACCAAATCGTTGAAAAATGTCTAAGACGCGCTGCCCTCTGGGACGAGGTTAAAGACAGACTAAATAAGTCTGCGTATGATTTGTCTGGCGGCCAGCAACAGAGATTGTGCATAGCGAGAACAATGTCCATCGAGCCGGAAGTAATTTTATTTGATGAGCCTTGTTCAGCACTTGATCCAATAGCAACTGCAAAGATAGAGGATTTGTTAGTCGATCTGCGTAAAGATTATACCGTGGTTATTGTAACCCACAATATGCAGCAGGCTGCTAGAGTAGCTGACAGGACAGCATTTTTCTATATGGGCGACCTTGTCGAATACGGTCCAACTAAAAAATTATTTGAAAAACCAGAAAAAGAGCTCACAGAGCAGTATTTGACGGGGAGAATGGGATAA
- a CDS encoding shikimate kinase produces the protein MKGTGTAYSAATIVNAMATGYGAAFGIDLKTEAEITISSGQGIYIKTDVDESPQLVTLCIERFLDKFAPGEEYRVCAELNSNIPVSRGLKSSSAACNAVLMAMKNTLSIDCDILDLIRIGTAASIDCGVSLTGAFDDACASMLGGVVLTNNNSNDLIKRRHLEEDVAVVIDIPEYQIRKPSLDRSRIKAVTPIARIAFDKASEGKYWEALTLNGMCYSAAFNLDQEISIRGLCNGALASGLTGSGPATIMVVNKDKLDKFIENMGEHRLIVANVNNGDFNETSS, from the coding sequence ATGAAAGGGACTGGAACAGCATACAGTGCTGCAACTATAGTGAATGCCATGGCTACTGGATATGGTGCAGCATTCGGCATAGACTTAAAAACAGAAGCTGAAATTACGATCAGTTCTGGTCAAGGTATCTATATAAAAACAGATGTTGATGAATCTCCACAGCTTGTGACCCTGTGCATTGAAAGATTTTTAGACAAATTTGCACCCGGTGAAGAATATAGAGTATGTGCGGAATTAAATTCAAATATACCAGTATCACGTGGGCTTAAAAGCAGCAGTGCAGCGTGCAATGCTGTGCTGATGGCAATGAAAAATACATTGTCGATAGATTGCGATATCCTAGATCTAATAAGAATCGGTACTGCCGCTTCGATTGATTGCGGAGTATCACTAACTGGAGCTTTTGATGATGCTTGCGCATCCATGTTAGGTGGAGTTGTACTGACAAATAACAATTCAAATGATTTAATAAAAAGAAGACATCTTGAAGAAGATGTAGCAGTTGTAATCGATATTCCAGAGTACCAGATAAGAAAACCATCCCTCGACCGCAGCAGAATTAAAGCGGTAACTCCGATAGCAAGAATAGCTTTTGATAAAGCAAGCGAGGGAAAGTATTGGGAAGCCTTGACTCTTAATGGGATGTGCTATTCAGCAGCATTCAACCTTGATCAGGAAATATCAATACGCGGATTATGTAACGGTGCACTCGCCTCGGGTTTAACAGGATCAGGGCCTGCAACAATAATGGTAGTTAATAAGGATAAATTAGATAAATTCATAGAAAATATGGGTGAGCATCGATTAATTGTCGCTAATGTAAATAACGGGGATTTTAATGAAACTTCAAGTTAA
- the phoU gene encoding phosphate signaling complex protein PhoU, with the protein MASRTVFTQEMKNLDQEMIQMGALAETMIKTGTKAFVEGDPQYLEEMKNLDYELHVMDQTIEKHCLDIIALHQPLAVDLRTVSSILKIITDLNRIGRYGRDLAETGDPDKSKDVPQALITMIDEVLLLVSDAIRSFVTRDIELAKSISCRDDTIDELWKLTLKESLDYIKENQKCKTSVSVGAEAILASRYLERIADHACNIGDRVVFMISGQRPMI; encoded by the coding sequence ATGGCTTCAAGAACTGTCTTTACACAGGAGATGAAAAATCTGGATCAAGAAATGATCCAGATGGGTGCTTTGGCAGAAACGATGATAAAAACTGGAACCAAGGCATTTGTAGAAGGGGATCCTCAGTATCTTGAAGAGATGAAAAATCTGGATTATGAGCTGCACGTAATGGATCAGACGATTGAGAAACACTGTCTGGATATTATAGCTCTCCATCAGCCTTTAGCGGTGGATCTCAGAACAGTATCTTCGATATTAAAAATAATAACGGATCTCAATAGAATAGGAAGGTATGGCAGAGATCTGGCAGAAACCGGAGACCCAGATAAGTCAAAAGATGTTCCACAAGCATTGATTACGATGATCGATGAGGTTCTGCTGCTTGTGTCGGATGCGATTAGAAGTTTTGTAACCAGAGACATCGAACTAGCTAAAAGCATATCCTGCAGAGATGATACGATCGATGAATTGTGGAAACTGACCTTAAAAGAGTCACTGGATTATATAAAAGAAAATCAAAAATGTAAAACTAGCGTTTCTGTTGGAGCTGAAGCCATATTAGCGTCACGATACTTAGAGCGGATTGCAGATCATGCCTGCAATATTGGAGACAGGGTAGTTTTCATGATCTCTGGACAAAGACCAATGATCTGA
- a CDS encoding shikimate dehydrogenase produces the protein MICAAISEQSAEDAVNVGIDSASIGADLVEVRFDSIQEIPQDLSVFQKIPVPKIATFRTLSQGGKCNFDEERLDFFRECSKYFEYIDIEYDSKLSDMQFDNCKKIVSYHDFLKTPPAEIIEKIITNLQKKACIAKAAFYVRSVTDLYEIITASQHLTGSYILIGMGELGELTRICYDTLGSEITYASPCIGKETAAGQIDVKSLKKLGKGCCLTGIIGNPVSHSRSPDMHNAAFRSLGINGHYFRFRCEENELEKIVHIIRVLGMKGMNVTIPYKQKIMEYIDEVDKTAEDAGAVNCIMNEGNQLKGMNTDIAGFRESFKAAGVCVRDKNSLIIGAGGAARACAAFLSEEHSEIKITNRTKEKAEKLAKEFNGTVVDSADTDSDIIINCTPIGMEGFEKESIFQECLFNKNQTVMDAVPVPEITKFLEKAKECGAHIISGREMLIYQAMDAFETWTGLKPDYSVMSKAYGETR, from the coding sequence ATGATCTGTGCAGCTATATCAGAACAATCTGCTGAGGATGCCGTGAATGTCGGCATTGACTCAGCATCAATTGGGGCGGATCTTGTAGAAGTAAGATTTGACTCCATACAGGAAATACCTCAGGACCTGAGTGTATTCCAAAAAATACCTGTACCGAAGATAGCTACATTTAGAACATTATCACAAGGTGGAAAATGCAATTTCGATGAGGAGCGTTTGGATTTTTTTAGAGAATGCTCAAAATATTTTGAGTACATCGATATTGAATATGATTCTAAGCTATCAGATATGCAATTTGATAATTGTAAAAAGATTGTTTCATATCATGACTTTTTAAAAACTCCGCCCGCAGAGATTATTGAAAAGATTATAACTAATCTACAAAAAAAAGCATGCATTGCAAAAGCTGCGTTCTATGTGAGATCGGTTACGGATCTATATGAAATCATAACTGCATCTCAGCATCTTACTGGCAGTTATATTCTGATCGGAATGGGTGAATTGGGAGAGTTGACTAGAATATGTTATGATACCCTGGGATCTGAGATAACATATGCATCACCATGCATCGGCAAAGAAACTGCCGCAGGACAGATTGATGTCAAGTCACTAAAAAAGCTTGGCAAAGGCTGCTGCTTGACTGGCATAATCGGAAATCCAGTTAGTCATTCTAGGTCTCCAGACATGCATAATGCAGCTTTTAGATCCTTAGGTATAAATGGACATTATTTTAGATTTAGATGTGAAGAGAATGAGCTGGAGAAGATCGTACATATCATCAGAGTGCTCGGCATGAAGGGCATGAATGTAACTATACCCTATAAACAAAAAATAATGGAGTATATTGATGAAGTGGACAAAACGGCTGAAGATGCGGGTGCTGTAAACTGCATAATGAATGAAGGGAACCAGCTGAAAGGAATGAATACTGATATAGCTGGATTTAGAGAGTCTTTTAAGGCAGCTGGAGTCTGTGTACGGGATAAAAATTCTTTAATAATCGGAGCGGGAGGTGCTGCTAGAGCATGCGCAGCATTCCTTTCAGAAGAGCACTCAGAGATAAAGATCACTAACCGCACAAAAGAAAAAGCAGAGAAACTTGCAAAAGAGTTTAATGGCACAGTGGTTGATTCTGCAGATACAGACTCAGATATTATTATAAATTGCACTCCAATAGGAATGGAAGGTTTTGAGAAAGAATCTATTTTTCAGGAGTGCTTGTTTAACAAAAATCAAACAGTGATGGATGCAGTTCCGGTTCCAGAAATTACTAAGTTTCTAGAAAAGGCCAAAGAATGCGGAGCGCATATAATTTCTGGAAGAGAAATGTTAATCTATCAGGCCATGGATGCGTTTGAAACTTGGACCGGGCTTAAGCCTGACTATTCGGTTATGTCCAAGGCATATGGTGAAACAAGATGA
- the pstC gene encoding phosphate ABC transporter permease subunit PstC produces the protein MEIKIYKRENRVRRYAESGITGVLGVCGIFSVLILALVFIFLITNSIPFFQSVGLTNFFTGTQWDPFGSEAMWGVLPLLSGTLLVSFVGAIIAIPIGLGCTIYLSELADSKIKKILKPAIEILAGVPSVIYGLFAALVLSNWIMELFDPLYRLNALNGAIILAIMMIPIQVSISEEALNAVPRNLREASYAMGATRWETIKGVIIPAALPGIIASIALAIGRAVGETMAVLMATGNASQFSFDILTSVRTMTAALAIDVPEAAIGSLQYQGLFAVGLLLFIITFVINLIADMVLSKYQETYK, from the coding sequence ATGGAAATTAAGATATATAAACGAGAGAACCGAGTTCGCCGTTATGCAGAAAGTGGCATCACTGGAGTGCTAGGAGTATGTGGTATCTTTTCTGTTCTTATTCTTGCGCTTGTGTTTATATTTTTAATTACCAACTCGATTCCATTTTTTCAAAGTGTAGGCCTTACAAACTTCTTCACTGGTACACAGTGGGATCCGTTTGGCAGCGAAGCCATGTGGGGCGTGCTGCCGCTTCTTTCAGGCACGCTGCTTGTAAGTTTTGTAGGTGCGATAATTGCCATCCCGATAGGGCTTGGCTGTACAATATATCTGTCAGAACTGGCAGATTCTAAAATAAAAAAGATATTAAAACCGGCGATTGAAATATTAGCCGGCGTACCTTCTGTAATATATGGTTTGTTTGCGGCATTGGTTCTTTCCAACTGGATAATGGAGTTGTTTGATCCATTATATAGATTAAATGCACTAAACGGTGCTATAATTCTAGCAATAATGATGATTCCCATTCAAGTTTCAATTTCTGAAGAAGCACTGAACGCTGTACCTAGAAACCTCAGAGAAGCATCCTACGCAATGGGAGCTACCAGATGGGAGACCATAAAAGGAGTGATCATTCCAGCAGCACTGCCAGGCATAATCGCCTCCATTGCTCTAGCAATCGGAAGAGCAGTTGGAGAAACAATGGCTGTGCTGATGGCTACAGGAAATGCATCGCAATTCTCATTTGACATTCTTACATCGGTGAGGACAATGACTGCGGCACTTGCGATTGATGTTCCGGAAGCAGCCATTGGATCATTACAATATCAAGGACTATTTGCAGTTGGTCTGCTTCTGTTTATTATAACATTTGTGATTAATTTAATAGCAGATATGGTCCTTTCAAAATATCAGGAGACATATAAATGA
- a CDS encoding 3-dehydroquinate synthase II, which translates to MDKKIVWIRADLLEEYDDRKSIVSSALEAGFTDIIIRAEDEQLKHLGRFNAIIYNDGDYILDGKKIGEEVVITSSKDQDFAATLAGKIENVVISTENWKVIPLENLITAFQKTITNLIVSSSNPDDAKLFLETMEVGSDGILVNISNPADLSKYAFLIEKNEPVCLNEVKITKIETLGIGDRVCIDTCSILEVGEGMLVGSQSSCLFLIASESLESEYVASRPFRVNAGAVHAYVMTSSGRTKYLSEIGSGDELLAVKSDGVARKVNVGRAKVEKRPLVLIEGECKNKKHSVILQNAETIRLCTKNSTVSVSDLKVGDCVLARIEEGGRHFGQVIDETIVEL; encoded by the coding sequence ATGGATAAAAAGATCGTTTGGATTAGAGCAGACCTGCTTGAGGAGTATGATGATCGAAAATCGATAGTATCTTCAGCACTTGAAGCAGGATTTACAGATATAATTATTAGAGCAGAAGATGAACAGCTTAAACATCTAGGTAGATTCAATGCAATAATCTACAATGATGGCGACTACATATTAGATGGTAAAAAAATAGGAGAAGAAGTCGTAATAACATCGTCTAAAGATCAGGACTTTGCAGCCACTCTCGCCGGCAAGATAGAAAATGTAGTTATATCTACCGAAAATTGGAAAGTCATACCATTGGAAAATCTGATAACTGCATTCCAAAAAACAATCACAAATTTGATTGTTTCGTCATCAAATCCAGACGATGCAAAATTGTTTTTAGAAACTATGGAAGTAGGATCCGATGGTATTCTGGTTAACATCTCTAATCCAGCAGATTTGAGCAAGTATGCGTTCTTAATCGAAAAGAATGAACCAGTATGTCTTAATGAAGTGAAAATAACAAAAATAGAGACACTAGGTATTGGAGACCGTGTGTGTATAGATACCTGTTCCATATTAGAAGTAGGAGAAGGAATGCTTGTAGGGTCTCAATCATCCTGCTTGTTTTTGATTGCATCTGAAAGCCTAGAAAGTGAGTATGTAGCTTCAAGGCCATTTAGAGTCAATGCTGGTGCTGTACATGCATATGTCATGACATCATCTGGACGTACAAAGTATCTGTCAGAAATTGGATCTGGAGATGAGCTTCTTGCAGTAAAGAGTGATGGTGTTGCAAGAAAGGTTAACGTGGGAAGGGCTAAAGTCGAAAAACGTCCACTGGTCTTAATCGAAGGTGAATGCAAAAATAAAAAACATAGCGTAATTCTTCAAAATGCAGAAACAATACGCCTTTGCACAAAAAATAGCACGGTATCAGTTTCTGATCTGAAAGTGGGTGATTGCGTTTTAGCTAGAATTGAAGAAGGCGGCCGCCACTTTGGACAAGTTATCGATGAAACGATCGTGGAATTATAA
- the aroA gene encoding 3-phosphoshikimate 1-carboxyvinyltransferase, translating into MKLQVKPSEISGTIIAPPSKSCTHRAIVLASLAKGTSKIEKALICKDTTATIQAMEAFGATIKEDNDKLSIRGGRLKAPIEPIDCLNSGTTLRLCSGIASLMDNNITLTGDESLKGRPMKPLLNAFTEMGVYCVSTSKGITIRGPNNGRWTHIRGDVSSQFISSLLISSALKPRDTDIVITSPLVSKPYIDITTSMMAQFGVRCSETKDGYRVMGGQSYRPREYVIPGDYSSAAFALGAGAISGKVTVTGLDPNDVQGDRLIIDFLREFGADISISGDSVTVVKSELEGINADIGNCPDLFPILAVIGTQAEGVTTLYNAAHLKHKESDRIAAVVTFLRNMGADIDETDDGCIIRGKCNLTGCTVNPNGDHRILMAAVVAAMSASGKTIITDGGCYDVSYPAFIKDFNTLGADLEEVK; encoded by the coding sequence ATGAAACTTCAAGTTAAACCATCCGAAATAAGTGGCACGATTATTGCACCCCCATCAAAAAGCTGTACACACCGGGCAATAGTACTAGCCTCCTTAGCTAAGGGTACTTCAAAAATAGAAAAAGCTCTGATTTGCAAAGATACAACAGCTACAATACAGGCAATGGAAGCATTTGGAGCAACAATTAAAGAAGACAATGATAAGCTGAGCATTCGTGGTGGAAGACTGAAAGCCCCCATTGAACCAATTGATTGTCTCAATTCCGGAACAACCCTCAGATTGTGCAGCGGAATAGCTTCCCTCATGGACAATAATATCACACTTACAGGAGATGAGTCTTTAAAAGGAAGACCTATGAAACCATTGCTGAATGCGTTTACAGAAATGGGAGTCTACTGCGTATCAACTTCGAAGGGGATAACGATTAGAGGTCCAAATAATGGGAGGTGGACCCATATAAGAGGAGATGTCTCTTCTCAGTTCATATCATCATTGTTGATCTCTTCTGCATTAAAACCAAGAGACACGGACATCGTGATCACATCGCCCCTTGTATCAAAACCATATATAGATATCACAACAAGCATGATGGCTCAATTTGGAGTCAGATGCAGTGAGACTAAAGATGGTTACAGAGTTATGGGTGGACAATCATACAGGCCCAGAGAATATGTCATCCCAGGAGACTATTCATCTGCTGCATTCGCACTTGGAGCTGGTGCAATATCTGGAAAGGTGACAGTAACTGGATTGGATCCAAATGATGTTCAAGGAGACCGGTTAATAATCGATTTTTTAAGAGAGTTTGGTGCAGACATCAGCATATCTGGAGATTCTGTGACCGTTGTAAAATCAGAGTTAGAGGGAATAAATGCCGACATAGGGAACTGCCCAGATCTATTTCCAATTTTAGCAGTCATAGGAACGCAGGCTGAAGGAGTGACTACATTATACAATGCAGCTCATCTGAAACATAAAGAAAGCGACAGGATAGCCGCAGTAGTCACATTCTTAAGAAATATGGGTGCCGACATAGATGAGACTGATGATGGTTGCATCATAAGAGGTAAATGCAATCTAACTGGATGTACAGTAAATCCAAACGGAGACCATCGCATATTAATGGCAGCTGTGGTTGCCGCAATGTCAGCAAGCGGGAAGACCATTATAACAGACGGCGGCTGCTATGATGTATCATATCCAGCATTTATTAAGGATTTTAATACTCTAGGTGCGGATCTGGAGGAAGTTAAGTGA